In Candidatus Promineifilum breve, one genomic interval encodes:
- a CDS encoding DNA-methyltransferase, producing MNKLAAPRNRTLSLSANDIVRLQPRLLTEHSLQSGDTFVDKTICGDSLALIPFFPPAIVDLVIVDPPYNLTKSFSSSTFKERSSTEYGDWLRSWLEPLIPLLKPTASLYVCSEWRSSRIVQEVLNDYFVVRNRITWEREKGRGASRNWKNCSEDIWFCTLSNEYFFNVDAVKQKRRVLAPYRDKSGKPKDWEEEISGGFRLTHPSNFWTDITVPFWSMPENTNHPTQKPEKLIAKLILASSKPGELIFDPFLGSGTTSVVAKKLGRAFVGIELEEEYCLVAERRLELATTDSTIQGYSGGYFWERNTLAQQQEYLPSTQSPISQPPLFEEAL from the coding sequence ATGAATAAACTAGCGGCACCACGAAATCGCACACTTTCCCTGTCAGCTAATGATATAGTTCGCCTACAACCACGGCTGCTTACAGAACATTCCCTACAGAGTGGCGATACTTTTGTTGACAAAACGATTTGTGGTGACTCGCTGGCACTAATCCCATTCTTTCCTCCGGCTATTGTTGATCTGGTTATCGTCGATCCCCCCTATAACTTAACGAAATCTTTTAGTAGCTCTACATTTAAGGAACGGTCTTCTACTGAATATGGTGATTGGTTACGTTCATGGTTAGAGCCATTAATTCCGCTTCTGAAGCCTACTGCCTCTCTGTATGTGTGTAGTGAATGGCGTTCTTCACGAATAGTGCAAGAAGTTTTGAATGACTACTTTGTCGTCCGAAACCGAATTACATGGGAACGTGAGAAAGGACGTGGCGCTTCACGCAACTGGAAAAACTGCTCCGAAGATATTTGGTTCTGCACACTATCGAACGAATATTTTTTTAACGTGGATGCGGTTAAGCAAAAGAGGAGAGTTCTTGCGCCTTACCGAGATAAATCCGGCAAACCCAAGGATTGGGAAGAAGAGATAAGTGGAGGGTTCCGCCTAACCCATCCGTCTAATTTCTGGACGGACATCACTGTGCCTTTTTGGTCAATGCCGGAGAACACTAATCACCCTACGCAAAAACCGGAAAAACTGATCGCTAAACTTATATTAGCTAGTTCCAAGCCGGGAGAGTTAATTTTTGATCCGTTCCTTGGATCCGGAACAACTTCTGTCGTCGCTAAGAAGCTTGGTCGAGCGTTTGTCGGAATCGAGCTTGAAGAAGAGTACTGCTTAGTTGCTGAACGGCGTCTCGAACTTGCAACAACCGATTCTACAATTCAGGGGTACTCCGGTGGTTACTTTTGGGAGCGTAACACCTTAGCTCAGCAACAAGAATATTTACCTTCGACGCAATCTCCCATAAGTCAACCGCCCTTATTTGAGGAAGCACTGTGA